From Nitrospinota bacterium:
GGATCGGGTTGGTCATCTGGTATGGCGGCGGCAGGTTTGTGCAGGATGAAATTCAACTGGGGGTGCTTGTGGCTTTTCTCCAGTACTTGCAGAAATTTTTTGAACCCATTCGCGACCTGGCGGAAAAATTCAATATCATCCAAACCGCAATGGCTTCTTCTGAGCGGGTGTTTGAACTTCTCGACACTCCAGAGGAAATAAAGAACCCCAGCCTACCCGTTTCTTCCGCAAGTGGTCTTAATGGAGCGGTGGAATTTAAAAACGTGTGGTTCGCCTATAAAAACGACGACTATGTACTGAAAGATATTTCCTTTTCCATCCGGGCAGGGGAGAGCCTGGCCATTGTCGGCGCCACCGGATCGGGCAAGTCCACCATTGTCAATACCCTGTGCCGGTTTTACGATATCCAGAAGGGAGAAATACGGGTGGATGGGGTTCCCATTCAGGAAATGGATAAATATGAATTGCGCCGGCATATTGCCCAGGTCCAGCAGGATGTCTTTTTATTTTCCGGCAATATCCTGGAAAATATCCGCCTGGGAAGCCCGAACCTGGAGCAGGGTGCTGCGGAAACCATTGCTCAGGCGGTCCATTCGCATCATTTCATCGACAATCTCCCCTTGAAATACCTTCAGGACATTAGTGAAGGGGGAAGCAACCTTTCTCTCGGCCAAAAGCAATTGCTTTCCTTTGCCCGTGCTTTGGCAGTGGACCCCCGGATTCTGGTGCTCGATGAAGCCACATCCAGCGTCGATACCGAAACCGAACGCCATATTCAAAATGCTACCCGAGAGCTGATCAAAGGCCGGACTTCGATCATCATCGCCCACCGGTTATCCACCCTCAAGCACGTCGATAAAATCCTGGTCATTAAAAAGGGAGAAATCATTGAATACGGTTCACAAAGGGAACTTTTGAAGCAAAAAGGGGTGTACCACAAGCTTTACCACCTTCAGGCCGATGAGATCCCCGCTTCCTAGACCAAAACCTCTGAAAAAAATCACATTAGATAAAAACATTCACTGTAAATTAAAAATATCTTGCATTCCGATAAAATTCTGCTAACCTTATATAAATAATATTAAATTAATATTTTAGAGGGAAAATCATGGGTCTGCACAAACAGGTTCCAAAGACTAAATTACATTTAATTAAGGTGTTAGATGGAATTCCATTCTTTGATATATTTGATCCAGAGGAAAAAAAAGAGTTTGCCTCTTCCGATAATTACGTCCTCGATTGCGATCCTGGCAGCGTCATCATTGAGCAGGGAGATTTGGATTTTTCCACTTACATTCTTCTCAAGGGAGAGGTTTTTTTGACAAATAATAAGAACCCCGACCTGATGATTGCCACTCTGAAACCGGGGGCGGTTTTTGGAGAAATTTCCTTCATGAACAGGAAGGCCCGTCCCACCAATGTCATCGCCAAGGACAAAGCCAGTATTCTCCGGTTAAATGGGGAGTTGTTCAGCAAACTGAAAAGTCCCACTCAAATCAAGCTCAAAGACCAATACATCGAACTGCTGGTGAGCCGGATCGCAGAAGTTAATAATTCCCTGTTGTTTTTGAAGGGGGAGTTGAACCGGGTCAACAATGCAAGTGATCAATTCCGCGATGATTTTCATAAGATCATCAAAAGCGGCGCCCGCCTCGAAGGCGTTTATGAAAACATCACCGAAACTATCGATAAATTAGCCCGCTGATTTTCTGGTCGGGTACGTATTCAACTTCATAGTATTTTCTCCTCCCACATCCGCAACAAAATTTCAATCCCACCGCGAATTTGTTAAAATACATTAGATAAGTAAAAACAAATATTTAACGGTTCGGTGTCCTCCCTTTATGAAAAACTGGCTTCGCCTATTATTAATGGTTTGCGGTTTCGTCCTATTTTTTGCTGGATGTTCAGCCATCAAGAAAACTTACCGTGTGGGTAAAGGAACCGTCAATGGAACCCTGTGGGCGGTGACCGGGGTCTATAAATTTACCAAGGGGACGACGAAGCTGGTTTATAAGGTAGGCGAATTTTCCTTCAATGTGGCCAAAGCCCCGCTCAGTTGGGAATTGACGAATCCTGAAATCGAAGAAATCGACGGTCTGCCGGTGAAGGAGGCGATTCGGCAAGGGAGGGTGAAGAACTCTCCTTATACGGTGAAGGGAAAAAGATATCATCCCATGACCGTTGCCAGCGCCCAGAATTATGAGCAGGAGGGCGTCGCCTCCTGGTATGGGCAAGAAACCCTCCGTCAAAAAGACGGCCACATGACAGCCAATGGCGAAGCCTTCAATCCGAATGGCTTGTCCGCCGCCCATAAACTGTTGCCGCTTCCCACCAACGTGATGGTGACCAATTTGGATAACGGGAGTTCCGTTATCGTGAGGGTGAACGACCGGGGGCCTTTTCCCAGTATCCACAATGCCCGATCAGGCGATCGAATCATCGACCTCAGCGCCGCCGCCGCAAAAAAACTGGGTTTTTACAAAAATGGCACGGCGCGCGTCCGCGTGCAGGCTATAGACCTTGTAGAGACGGGGTAAAGAATTGTGTTTGAGGAGAGAATCAGTTGACCTTTTTCTTAAATGGAATGACCAGCCGCTCGACGATGCGATCGTTTTGAACGTGTTCCCGAAGGATCTCTTCCATGTCTTCTTGGGTTTGGGGCGAATACCAGACGTCGTCGGGGTAAACGACCAGAGCGGGTCCGTATTGACAGGCGTCCAGGCATCCGGCTTTGTTGATGCGGACTTTGCCTTTCAGCCCCATTTCCTGCACCCGGCCTTTGGCGTAGTCCAGTAAATCGAGGGAGCCGCGTGAGGCACAACAGCCTCTGGGGTCATCGGTTTTTCTTTGGTTGTTGCAGATGAAGATGTGTTTTTGAAATCGTGACATGAATTCTCAATCGGAAAAAACATTTCCCAGGGGTCGGTCCCCAGAAAGGCTGGGACTATTTCTTACTTTGTTTTGCGATTTCATCCATAACTAATTCGACATCTTCGCGCTTCCTCCAGGTCCAGACTTTCAATTCCGACCCTAAAAAATACGCGTGGTTGAGTAGAGATTCTCCGTCCATGACGCCCCACTGTCCTTCCTGGACCGGATTCAGGTATTCGTAGATCGGGTTTTCAACGGACGTGTAAAACAGCTCCAAATCCTTTTGACTGGCTTTCGTATTCAGCAGGACCTTGATGGAGATGTCGTCAATTTCATATTCTTCCTTAACGGCCTGCAAAGCTTCCTCAAATGATTTGCCGTTTGCCATTTCCTTATTGAGATCTTGTTGAATGGCTTGGTTTCGCTTGGAGAAAGGGTAATGAGAGGCTTCCAGTTTTTTACCAATGTGGAAATCCAGGTCGGGAAAATACAGGTTTACCCAGTCGTCAAAATCAATTTCCATTCCCCCTGAAATATCATATTCGGCTTGTTTTTCTGGAGATGAAAGCACCTGCTGGTTATAAAAATCAGTGAAATTCTTTAAGCAATCATAAACCAGGGCGTAGTAATAGGCATTCATGCGGTACCAGTTGTTGCCGGAATTGTGTCCGTTCACCAGTTTGCGCAACATGAGCATGAGGGTGTCTGCATTGGCAAATTTTTGACTGAAGGGAAATGTTTCTTGCAGATACGGAGCCAATTTTTCGTTGTCCCCCAGTGCTTCCTGAATGTTCTCTTGCAGAGCGGTTTTGGCCCGGTCCAGTGCGTGGTAAATGATGCGCTCATGATTCAACTTGCGCTGGTAGTCCATGTACTGCTGTAATTCGGAGTTTTTATCTTCTTCCGGGTGCTTCAAATCAGTTTGAGAAATATCTTTGGCAAAAGCTAACATTGGACTCTCTATTTCTATGCAGGTTTTATGTTGATGCTGTATTTTGACTGGATTGGCAATCGATTTCAACCTATTTTAAATCAATGTTTATGAATACCCCGATCCTTTCTTCCCATTCCCAATTTTTGCTTCCTATGCATTCATCCCTCTGCCGAAATCTGTATAAAACTGACCTGTTTTAAGAAAACCCGATATAATGATGCCTAAGTTTGCCAGTCTGAAAATTGAACTCGATTCCGATCCCACAAGGGCTATGAGCATCGTTTAATTTGGGCCATGAGCCCGGGGGAATAAGTGAATGAATATTATTCTGAATAGTTATTGCAATTTAAAATGCAACTATTGCTTTGCCGATGAATACATGGAAGAGGCCGTGCACACCCCGGACAAGTCCATGGATTATGATTTTTATATAAATGATGTTTTGCCGCGAGTTAAAAACGCCACGCTGATCAATTTCATGGGTGGGGAACCTACGCTGCATCCTCGCTTCACCGATATACTATCCAGCACGTTGGATAATATGATGCCCTTTTCATTTCTTGGCATCTTTACCAATGGCATCATGCCCGATAAAGCCTTCGACCTTTTGCTCAAGACCGTGGGCAAGGGAGGAAGTATCGACCGCCAGGTCCATTTCTCCGTCCTTCTGAACTGGCAAACGATGGAAAACACCACTGAAAAGAACCATCGCCGTTGCCGTGAAGTGGCCGAAGCCATATTGAGCAAGGACGGCTACAGCCTCATGTTCAGCCTGAATCTGTATTCGATCAAACAGGACCTGTACAAACAGTGCCAGGAAATCGACGATATTTATCAGAACCTGGGGTTGCCGCCGGGACAGAAGTATAAAATCCGCGTCAGTCCGGCGTTCCCCATTGTCGGAGAGCAGGGCAATATCACCCTGCCGATTCGCGATTATCCCAAAATGGGTCGCTTGATGATAGAGCTTCTTAAAGATTTTCCGCAGATGTGTTTCCGCTTCGACTGCTCCTTCCCGCCTTGCTTCTTAGATGAGATTCAGGAAGAGGAGACCTCTCTCGTGGAGCGATTTTTTTATCATGGAAGTCAGCCGGTTCCGGCGATGAAGGACTGGGACAAGGATTTTTATTTTGGTTGTGCCGACGACAGCCCGATGGACATCGATCCGAAAGGCGATTGTTTCAATTGTTTCCCCTTCCATAATTTTAAAATGGGAAATGTGAAAGATTTCAAACAAGTCAACGAACTTGCCGTCACCAAAATGCACACCAAATTCCTCAGCCACGTTTTTGAGGACACCACGCCTAAAGAACCCTGTAAAACCTGCCCTCATTATATGGTGCGCTGTTCCAGCGGATGCTTTGCCTACAATTTCACTTGATGCAAGCTGAGTGCTTTCCCTAACCTAGCAGGGAGAGGTATAGACGGACATTTTTAATTACATCGAAATGTTTTAAAATCAGCAACGTCGCCATTCCTATCTCGGCTGTCTCAGCCCGGTAGACTTTGAAAAAAGAATACGGCTTAATTAATTGTCCACAAATAGCGGGGAAGGTCAGTGCGTAAAGGGTTGAAATTCAGCCCGCAAAGTTTGTGACATCAGTCACAACTACCCGTAAATTTAATGTTAGTTTTACTCGCAGATTTGCATTAACATATATATGTTCAGTATGTTGTTTGTAGAATAATTTCAATGAACAACCCAAGTAAATGAGGGGTTCGTTTTATTTAAGAATCGAAGGACGTGAGGACTTGGTTCCATAGTTTCCTGGAAGTCAACTTGCGAGTTGAAGGGGGGGAGGATGATGAGAAAAACAACGATATCTATTATCTTTATTTTAGCGGTGGTGTTTTCCGGTTGTGCTTATCATTCAGGTTGGACACCTACCGTGGACCCCTATGGCGATCCTAATGTCGCGAACATTCAGAGGGACCAAATAGAGTGTCAAACATTGGCTAGACATGCATCGGGAAACCCTGTTCAAGAAGTTGGAAAAGGTGCTTTGGTCGGTGGAGCCACGGGTGCGGCGGCAGGTGCGGCAATCGGTGCCGTCGTGGGTTCTCCTGGTCCGGGTGCTGCGATTGGAGCGGCGGCAGGTGGCGTCGGTGGCATGGTAAGTCAGGGAGTTGGGGCTGATGAGCAATACAAACAGGCTTTTATTAATTGTATGCGTAACCGTGGTCACAACGTCATTTGAAGGTTGTTGGATTTCCTTGCAAAATGTTATCTGGGGCCAAGTTGTTAAATAGAAAAAGAAGGAGTTGCAAAAATGGTTAAGGAAATTATGGCGGTAATTTTAGTGAGTGCAATGGCATTGACCGGGTGCCAGCCAAGGCGACTGGCGTCCGACCGTAGACCCTTATGGGGATACGAATGCGGCAAATATTGAGCGCGACACGGTAGAATGTAGACAGTTGGCGCAAAGTGCTTCAGGCGATACGGCAAAAGAGGCCGGTAAGGGAGCCTTGGTCGGTGGTGCGATCGGCGCTGTCGCGGGCGCGGTCCTTGGCGCTGCGGTTGGCTCTCCGGGGAAGGGAGCCATGATTGGTGCGGCAGCAGGTGGTGTTGGCGGTGGGGCCAATCAGAAACTTGGCGCTGAAGACAATTATAAACGAGCATATAAAAATTGCATGGTTGGTCGAGGTCACCGGGTAATCAACTAGCCGGAGTTTCTGCTCCCCAAGGCTAAAAAAATATCACTGTGCGATAAGTTTACTAGCCTCTATCAGATGTGCATGTAGTTTCTTGGCTATTAAAGCTCTTTTGAGGGGCAATCCTTTTTAGGATCGCCCCTTTTTTTTCATTCTCATCCTATTCAACTGTCTTTCATGGCATGGTTTCTTCCTTGACCCTGAAGGGGGCTGATTTTTCTTTGTAACAGGGAATTAAAAATTAATAAATTTTGGGCCACCGATAAAACACAAGGGACTATTTTGATCTGTTTGGTGTTTGCGGTTGGAAACTCTCTGCTGTCCTTATATAATATGTTTTACAATTAGTTAATTGTGGGACGAACCTGATTTGAGACAGTATGCTGAAGCAGATTAAAGAAGATGTTCAGGTGGCATTGGAAAAAGACCCCTCCGCAAGAAATTTTTGGGAAGTTCTGTTTTGCTATCCTGGAGTTCATGCTCTCATTGCCCACAGGATTTCTCATTGGTTGTGGAACCAGGACTTAAAATTTACCGGACGGATTCTCTCCTTTTTTTTCCGTTGGTTGACCGGAATTGAAATTCACCCCGCCGCGAAAATCGGACGTCGATTTTTTATCGACCATGGAATGGGGGTGGTGATTGGAGAAACCTCTGAAATTGGCGACAACGTTTTTATTTACCATGGGGTCACCCTTGGCGGGCTGAGTATGAAGAAGGGCAAGCGGCACCCGACCATTGAAGATAATGTGGTGATCGGCGCCGGAGCCCAGGTGTTGGGACCGTTAACGATTGGGAAAAATACCAAAATCGGGTCGGGTTCCGTTGTGCTTCAGAATGTGCCTGAATATTCCACAGTCATCGGGGTGCCTGGTCGGGTGGTATTTTCCGGAATTTCTGCGGACCTTGAGAGTGAGGATAGTCAGGAATCGTTTCCGGACCCTGTTGCTCAGGCGATAGAATGCATGTTGGACAGATTGCCGAAAAT
This genomic window contains:
- a CDS encoding ABC transporter ATP-binding protein is translated as MSATFSENLEDRYQDKALFKRIVFYLRPYRILVAVAIFFLFSVSVLNLAGPYFTKIVIDDYIKVSRVQGLDAIALMYLGIMVTAFVCQFFQTYLMQFIGQKVMYDMRTQVFAHLHKMSFSFFDKNPIGKMVTRVVNDVEVLNEMLTSGLILIFNDLFTLVGIFCVMFYLDWRLTLVVCLVFPLLYLATQAYRTRARDALRKNRAHVTGLNTFLEENLSGMATVQIFNRERQHYQRFEGINADKLREDLRSLHYNSVYLPSIDLFSALGIGLVIWYGGGRFVQDEIQLGVLVAFLQYLQKFFEPIRDLAEKFNIIQTAMASSERVFELLDTPEEIKNPSLPVSSASGLNGAVEFKNVWFAYKNDDYVLKDISFSIRAGESLAIVGATGSGKSTIVNTLCRFYDIQKGEIRVDGVPIQEMDKYELRRHIAQVQQDVFLFSGNILENIRLGSPNLEQGAAETIAQAVHSHHFIDNLPLKYLQDISEGGSNLSLGQKQLLSFARALAVDPRILVLDEATSSVDTETERHIQNATRELIKGRTSIIIAHRLSTLKHVDKILVIKKGEIIEYGSQRELLKQKGVYHKLYHLQADEIPAS
- a CDS encoding cyclic nucleotide-binding domain-containing protein, yielding MGLHKQVPKTKLHLIKVLDGIPFFDIFDPEEKKEFASSDNYVLDCDPGSVIIEQGDLDFSTYILLKGEVFLTNNKNPDLMIATLKPGAVFGEISFMNRKARPTNVIAKDKASILRLNGELFSKLKSPTQIKLKDQYIELLVSRIAEVNNSLLFLKGELNRVNNASDQFRDDFHKIIKSGARLEGVYENITETIDKLAR
- a CDS encoding SPASM domain-containing protein, whose amino-acid sequence is MNIILNSYCNLKCNYCFADEYMEEAVHTPDKSMDYDFYINDVLPRVKNATLINFMGGEPTLHPRFTDILSSTLDNMMPFSFLGIFTNGIMPDKAFDLLLKTVGKGGSIDRQVHFSVLLNWQTMENTTEKNHRRCREVAEAILSKDGYSLMFSLNLYSIKQDLYKQCQEIDDIYQNLGLPPGQKYKIRVSPAFPIVGEQGNITLPIRDYPKMGRLMIELLKDFPQMCFRFDCSFPPCFLDEIQEEETSLVERFFYHGSQPVPAMKDWDKDFYFGCADDSPMDIDPKGDCFNCFPFHNFKMGNVKDFKQVNELAVTKMHTKFLSHVFEDTTPKEPCKTCPHYMVRCSSGCFAYNFT
- a CDS encoding glycine zipper family protein; its protein translation is MRKTTISIIFILAVVFSGCAYHSGWTPTVDPYGDPNVANIQRDQIECQTLARHASGNPVQEVGKGALVGGATGAAAGAAIGAVVGSPGPGAAIGAAAGGVGGMVSQGVGADEQYKQAFINCMRNRGHNVI
- a CDS encoding (2Fe-2S) ferredoxin domain-containing protein, with protein sequence MSRFQKHIFICNNQRKTDDPRGCCASRGSLDLLDYAKGRVQEMGLKGKVRINKAGCLDACQYGPALVVYPDDVWYSPQTQEDMEEILREHVQNDRIVERLVIPFKKKVN
- a CDS encoding septal ring lytic transglycosylase RlpA family protein encodes the protein MGKGTVNGTLWAVTGVYKFTKGTTKLVYKVGEFSFNVAKAPLSWELTNPEIEEIDGLPVKEAIRQGRVKNSPYTVKGKRYHPMTVASAQNYEQEGVASWYGQETLRQKDGHMTANGEAFNPNGLSAAHKLLPLPTNVMVTNLDNGSSVIVRVNDRGPFPSIHNARSGDRIIDLSAAAAKKLGFYKNGTARVRVQAIDLVETG
- the cysE gene encoding serine O-acetyltransferase translates to MLKQIKEDVQVALEKDPSARNFWEVLFCYPGVHALIAHRISHWLWNQDLKFTGRILSFFFRWLTGIEIHPAAKIGRRFFIDHGMGVVIGETSEIGDNVFIYHGVTLGGLSMKKGKRHPTIEDNVVIGAGAQVLGPLTIGKNTKIGSGSVVLQNVPEYSTVIGVPGRVVFSGISADLESEDSQESFPDPVAQAIECMLDRLPKMEKEIRSLREAVEAQKEKLADPNPLKSQDD